The stretch of DNA TGTTTTTTATATTTATTAGAAGTTGCTACCTTATGAATACTTATATAAGGAATTGAAGTATTCCATTTTCCTTTTATATTTTCATAATCTTCATCTATTCCTTCAACCAAACAAACTGTAGAAACAATTTTTCTATGATATTCTAAAACATATAGGTCTATTCCCAAATGTTCATCAATATCTTTAAAACTTGGAACATATTGCCCTTGCCATTGATCAACTCCATCATTTTTTAGTGATTCTGCTCCTTCAAGATATATTTCTAAAATACTTTCTCTATCTGATTCATTAGCCATTCTAAATGTCAAAACTTCATATTTTAAATTTAAAGAAACAAAAAAAGAAAAGAAAATTATACTCATAACTAAAATACCAAAGATAATTCCAACAAGATACTTTATATTAAACTCAAAAATTGAATCAAAAAATATATATATAAATAAGAACTCAAATTCAAAATTTATAATATTCAACATATTTAAAATATTCTTATAAAATTTATTTGAAATAGTATAACTTATAGAATTTATGTATTTAAATCCAATCTTAAAAGCAAATTCAATTAATATTAAAACAATAAGTAAAATATAATCTCCAGTAGAGGCTTTAAACACAAAACTCAATAAAAACATAATTCCCAAAAGAATTAATTTAACATAATCTGTTATATTCTTATTTTTATAAAATGAATTCATTACTTTATTTTAACTCCTATATTTTTTATCATTCTCCATCGAGGAATTTCTCCATTATCTCCCCAATACTCATCAAGTTTTGAAATTTTCGCATTTTCTAGCAATATAAAGGAATTAACATAAAAAGAAGATTTATCAAAAATATTTACAACCTTTGCAACTGCAATAAGTAAATTTCCAATTTGTTCAACTCTTTCAACTTCTCCACCCCATTTATCAGGATAAGTGCAATTAACTTCAATAAACTCATCAACAGTAAATCTTTCATTAGTATTATGCCAATCAATATAAGCATCTTCATTAAAAAATTTTTTAATTTCACAAGCATTTTGATTTAAAACTGCACTATAAAACTCACAAATATTAAACATAATTCCTCCTTTTTCTTACCTACTTATAATTATATATTAAATAATTATTATCTACAATATTTTTATACAAAAAAATCACTCTTTTGAGTGATTTATGCTTTGTTTGGCTGTTTTCTATTCTCCCAGTACGAGATGTACTAGTACCTTCGACGTTTAAGAGCTTAACTTCTGTGTTCGGGATGGGAACAGGTGTATCCTCCTAGCCATCACAGCCATACTTGTTTATTTAATTTTGCTGTTAAGCTCTGAGCTTTCACTGTCGAAACTTGCCATTTGTTTCACAAATGGAGTTTCTTAGCATCTGACCTA from Parvimonas micra encodes:
- a CDS encoding GNAT family N-acetyltransferase, coding for MNSFYKNKNITDYVKLILLGIMFLLSFVFKASTGDYILLIVLILIEFAFKIGFKYINSISYTISNKFYKNILNMLNIINFEFEFLFIYIFFDSIFEFNIKYLVGIIFGILVMSIIFFSFFVSLNLKYEVLTFRMANESDRESILEIYLEGAESLKNDGVDQWQGQYVPSFKDIDEHLGIDLYVLEYHRKIVSTVCLVEGIDEDYENIKGKWNTSIPYISIHKVATSNKYKKQSFAKKMMSYIENLAKRKRMDLRIDTHKDNKKMRNFIISCGYKYTGEVVLQGELERLAYDKVIVK